In Candidatus Angelobacter sp., one genomic interval encodes:
- the uvrA gene encoding excinuclease ABC subunit UvrA, whose product MSKEFIRIGGAREHNLKNLTLDIPRDQLVVITGLSGSGKSSLAFDTIFAEGQRKYVESLSAYARQFLDQLQKPEVDYIEGLSPAIAIEQRTSGSNPRSTIATATEIYDYLRLLFANAGQPHCPRSGEPITHQTASDIVDQILALPLKTRVMLLAPVVNRQKGEFRDVIERLAREGFVRARVDGQMVELAANVRVQLDPKAKHAIEVVVDRLIIDDRIRTRLGDSVETALKWGGGRLIVLHQSAEAQTGPWVETAHSNRLYSPATGLSFDRPTAKHFSFNSPMGACPVCHGLGQKMVFDEGLIVPDPEKSLDQGAVLPWRRGGKRMIVYYKSMLRAVAQHYGQSMDAPYKSLPGEFTSVLLRGSGSTDVTFHFWRSGKMSKVTRPFEGVIPNLERLYQESESEFTRNRLKHFMSPQPCDACRGRRLKPEILAITLGGEASSARFHATRSDTKTIPGLSIMDVCALSIDQAVEFFDGLQLTDFQHKIGDEVIKEIRSRLGFMRNVGLGYLTLDRESGTLSGGEAQRIRLATQIGAGLVGVLYILDEPSIGLHQRDNEKLLKTLEGLRDLGNSVLVVEHDEETIRHADCIIDLGPGAGVHGGEAVVAGTLPEVLAHERSLTARYLRGELSIPVPKKRIRPSADRGWLEVLGASENNLKNIDARFPLGALTCVTGVSGSGKSTLVDDILRRALFRRLYGSKERPGTHREIRGIENLDKVIVIDQSPIGRTPRSNPATYTGMFNAIRNLFAKLPAAKIRGYEAGRFSFNVRGGRCEKCQGDGLIRIEMHFLPPVYVTCETCNGRRYNRETLEITFKGMNIADVLSMTVDEAVDFSRAVPQVHEPCLTLSEVGLGYLRLGQQATTLSGGEAQRIKLAAELSRKATGHTLYILDEPTTGLHFHDVAKLLEVLFKLRASGNTLLIIEHNLDVVKTADWIIDLGPEGGAGGGRIVAEGPPEELARCDESHTGQFLRRILSRTPA is encoded by the coding sequence ATGAGTAAGGAATTCATCAGGATCGGTGGCGCGCGAGAGCACAATCTCAAGAACCTCACCCTCGACATTCCCCGCGATCAACTGGTGGTGATCACCGGGCTCAGCGGATCGGGGAAATCATCGCTTGCGTTCGACACGATCTTTGCGGAAGGGCAGCGGAAGTACGTGGAATCTCTTTCCGCGTACGCGCGACAGTTCTTGGACCAACTGCAGAAACCGGAGGTGGATTACATCGAAGGACTGTCGCCGGCCATCGCCATCGAACAGCGCACATCCGGTTCGAATCCGCGTTCAACCATCGCAACCGCGACGGAGATTTACGATTACCTGCGCCTTCTATTTGCAAACGCCGGGCAGCCGCATTGTCCTCGAAGCGGCGAGCCGATCACGCACCAGACGGCCAGCGACATTGTCGATCAAATCCTGGCCCTGCCATTGAAAACGCGCGTCATGCTGCTCGCGCCCGTGGTAAACCGGCAAAAGGGGGAATTCCGCGACGTGATTGAACGGCTCGCGCGCGAGGGGTTCGTCCGTGCGCGGGTGGATGGACAGATGGTTGAACTGGCGGCCAATGTGCGCGTGCAGCTCGACCCGAAGGCAAAACACGCGATCGAAGTTGTGGTGGACCGGTTGATCATTGATGATCGTATTCGCACGCGCCTGGGTGACTCGGTGGAGACCGCGTTGAAGTGGGGTGGAGGGCGACTGATTGTGCTGCACCAGTCTGCGGAGGCCCAAACCGGGCCGTGGGTCGAAACTGCCCACTCCAACCGTTTATACAGTCCCGCCACCGGGTTGAGTTTTGACAGGCCAACTGCCAAACATTTTTCCTTCAATTCACCGATGGGAGCATGTCCGGTCTGCCACGGTCTAGGGCAAAAGATGGTGTTCGACGAGGGTCTGATCGTCCCCGATCCGGAGAAATCACTTGATCAGGGCGCCGTCCTGCCCTGGCGCCGCGGCGGCAAACGGATGATCGTCTATTACAAAAGCATGTTGCGCGCGGTGGCTCAGCATTACGGACAGAGCATGGACGCGCCCTACAAATCGTTGCCCGGGGAGTTCACGAGCGTCCTTTTGCGCGGATCCGGTTCCACAGACGTAACGTTTCATTTCTGGCGGTCCGGCAAAATGAGCAAGGTCACGCGTCCATTCGAGGGCGTGATCCCAAATCTCGAACGGCTCTATCAGGAGAGTGAAAGCGAATTTACACGGAATCGGTTGAAGCATTTTATGAGTCCTCAACCTTGCGACGCGTGTCGCGGACGGAGGCTCAAGCCGGAGATACTTGCGATCACTTTGGGTGGAGAAGCGTCGTCGGCGCGGTTCCACGCAACACGGTCGGACACAAAGACAATCCCGGGCCTGTCGATCATGGACGTATGCGCGCTCTCAATAGACCAGGCGGTCGAATTTTTTGATGGCCTGCAATTGACCGATTTTCAGCATAAAATCGGCGACGAGGTCATAAAGGAAATCCGCTCGCGGCTCGGCTTCATGCGAAATGTCGGTCTGGGTTATCTGACGCTGGATCGCGAGAGCGGCACTCTGAGCGGCGGGGAAGCGCAGCGCATCCGCCTGGCGACGCAGATCGGAGCCGGACTCGTGGGAGTGCTTTATATCCTCGACGAGCCCAGCATCGGGCTGCATCAGCGCGACAACGAAAAGCTTTTGAAGACGCTGGAAGGGCTGCGCGACCTCGGCAATTCAGTGCTTGTCGTCGAACACGATGAGGAAACAATCCGCCACGCGGACTGCATCATTGATCTGGGGCCGGGCGCCGGCGTTCACGGCGGAGAGGCGGTTGTGGCCGGGACGCTGCCGGAAGTGCTCGCGCATGAGCGCTCGCTGACCGCCCGCTACCTTCGGGGTGAACTGTCCATCCCGGTTCCAAAGAAGCGCATCCGGCCGTCCGCTGACCGAGGGTGGCTGGAGGTTCTTGGCGCCAGCGAAAACAACTTGAAGAATATCGATGCGCGGTTTCCGCTCGGGGCATTGACCTGTGTGACGGGCGTGAGCGGCTCCGGCAAAAGCACCTTGGTCGACGACATTCTGCGCCGGGCTTTGTTTCGCCGGCTATATGGGTCGAAGGAACGTCCGGGTACGCACCGCGAGATCAGGGGGATCGAGAATCTGGACAAAGTCATCGTGATCGATCAGTCGCCGATCGGGCGGACGCCACGCAGCAACCCCGCGACCTACACCGGAATGTTCAATGCGATCCGCAATTTGTTCGCAAAACTGCCCGCCGCAAAAATCCGGGGCTACGAGGCGGGTCGTTTCAGTTTCAACGTCAGGGGTGGCCGGTGCGAAAAATGCCAGGGTGACGGACTCATCAGGATTGAGATGCATTTCCTGCCGCCGGTCTATGTGACGTGCGAGACTTGCAATGGCAGGCGTTACAATCGCGAGACACTGGAGATCACTTTCAAAGGGATGAACATTGCGGACGTGCTTTCCATGACCGTGGACGAAGCCGTTGATTTTTCTCGAGCGGTTCCGCAGGTGCATGAGCCGTGCCTCACGCTTTCCGAGGTCGGTTTGGGGTACCTCCGGCTGGGGCAACAGGCGACGACGCTCAGCGGCGGTGAGGCCCAGCGCATCAAGCTCGCAGCTGAATTGAGCCGGAAAGCCACGGGGCATACGCTGTACATCCTCGACGAGCCCACGACCGGTCTGCATTTTCACGACGTGGCAAAACTGCTCGAAGTGCTCTTCAAACTTCGTGCCTCAGGCAACACCTTGCTGATCATCGAGCACAATCTTGACGTCGTAAAAACCGCCGATTGGATCATTGATTTGGGGCCCGAGGGCGGGGCAGGCGGCGGACGCATCGTTGCGGAAGGACCTCCTGAAGAATTGGCACGGTGCGACGAAAGCCATACTGGACAATTTTTGCGTCGCATCCTTTCGCGCACGCCCGCATGA
- a CDS encoding magnesium transporter: protein MIGNLLAPELKELIRQRNFAQLREILCDFPPPDIAEIFVDLKPDDEAVLLRLLPHDLAAEVFEYLPLE, encoded by the coding sequence ATGATTGGCAATCTGCTCGCGCCCGAGCTTAAGGAACTGATTCGCCAGCGCAATTTTGCCCAATTGCGCGAAATCCTTTGCGACTTTCCGCCACCGGACATCGCCGAGATCTTCGTTGACCTGAAACCTGACGATGAGGCTGTGCTGTTGCGCCTGCTGCCCCATGATCTCGCCGCCGAGGTGTTTGAGTACCTGCCCCTCGAA
- the erpA gene encoding iron-sulfur cluster insertion protein ErpA — MNSATEPNVVVSLTESAAEHVRALLGKEKDTAGKVLRVFVENGGCSGMQYSMVFDERRGDDVSAEFHGVSVLVDPFSANYLRGAVIDYKDELNGGGFKISNPNARQSCGCGKSFEA; from the coding sequence ATGAACTCAGCCACCGAGCCCAATGTCGTTGTCAGCCTGACTGAGAGCGCGGCCGAGCATGTCAGAGCGCTTCTTGGCAAGGAAAAGGACACCGCCGGGAAGGTGTTGCGCGTGTTCGTTGAGAACGGCGGGTGCTCCGGTATGCAATACAGCATGGTGTTTGACGAAAGGCGGGGCGACGATGTTTCGGCCGAGTTTCACGGTGTGTCCGTCCTGGTGGACCCTTTCAGTGCCAATTATCTTCGCGGCGCGGTCATTGATTACAAGGACGAGCTCAACGGCGGCGGGTTCAAGATTTCGAACCCGAACGCTCGTCAAAGTTGCGGGTGTGGCAAATCTTTCGAGGCCTGA
- a CDS encoding tetratricopeptide repeat protein, whose protein sequence is MTLLLGPLAALRAAGAAEGRAYEVAANMFRGGSYALAEKEFADFIKNHPDSEKIPEAVLLQAECRYQLKRFDDALALLRERLANAGRLADQYRYWIPECLFQKGDYAGAAAAFAGMLNDFGDSPRRLEASLGEAYARFKLGDLQKTAELLSQPGGAFQQAAQKRMNEEVAIRGQLLLAQAYLGLKKYREGEDALGRLADRQVPAELNRQRLYLLARLKFSGGQLDAALQTTTNLLGELSAATNATTSNLVADAAVLQGEILEQKNEPESAIRAYEINLSTNAPMARRREALQQIVKLTLAQNKIGEAGTRLEKYVASNPADPLLDLLRLTLGELRLKEYFERPEAARPGATNLLLQAKSQFDQIIANTNKQFVARAQLDRGWCLWEDGFIRADTNKLAASGTAFRAAVEQLPPSQEQAVARIKWADCQFGLADYAGALTNYWLVATNHADMPRVQAELAGLALYQIVRASIQLGNLPSADQAVARILSAYPDGDESDRSALLYGQALNRLGDPARAREFFAGFTNRFPQSSMLPEVELGIARTYEQEENWGKALELYDQWLAGHSEHPLRPKVEFDRAWASYLAGNEGGALRYFADFVARFPTNSLAPQAQIWIADYYYRLGGTNYVNADENYQKVFQNPGWPRKTELYFRAMMMAGRAAYARQGYRDATNYFTRLIKELTQLNTPSSLLPSAYLALADTYVQYPEAAGATNTLENFKQAIEILGKIPREFPTNTLVPAAWGRIGDCYLQVAGQTQDAKDYDRAMNAYTNALDPTLPADATCRSGAEVGLARALEMQSTLASSNERTNLLNEALRHYLYVVDGKNLRENETADPFWVKKAADEAARLAESQQLWEVAANLYRRLIDELAPALRKTWELKLEKLAQPHLSAEKPKN, encoded by the coding sequence ATGACGTTGCTCCTCGGGCCGCTCGCCGCTCTGCGGGCAGCGGGTGCAGCCGAGGGGCGCGCTTATGAGGTTGCGGCCAACATGTTTCGCGGCGGGTCGTACGCGCTGGCAGAAAAGGAGTTCGCGGATTTCATCAAAAACCACCCGGATTCGGAGAAAATCCCCGAAGCAGTGCTGTTGCAGGCCGAGTGTCGTTATCAGCTGAAGAGGTTCGACGATGCCCTGGCTCTGCTGCGCGAGCGGCTGGCGAACGCCGGCAGACTCGCGGATCAATACCGTTACTGGATTCCGGAATGTCTGTTTCAGAAGGGCGATTATGCCGGTGCCGCCGCCGCCTTTGCCGGGATGCTGAATGATTTCGGCGACTCGCCCCGGCGGCTGGAGGCGAGTTTGGGGGAGGCCTACGCCCGGTTCAAACTGGGCGACCTCCAAAAAACGGCGGAATTGCTAAGTCAGCCGGGCGGCGCGTTCCAACAGGCGGCACAGAAGCGGATGAATGAAGAAGTGGCCATCCGCGGCCAACTGCTTCTGGCCCAGGCCTACCTTGGCCTGAAGAAATATCGGGAAGGTGAAGATGCGTTGGGCCGACTGGCGGACCGTCAGGTGCCCGCGGAACTGAACCGGCAGCGGTTGTACCTGCTGGCGCGCCTGAAATTCTCCGGCGGACAACTCGACGCGGCGCTCCAGACCACGACGAATCTGCTCGGGGAGTTGTCTGCGGCCACCAACGCCACCACTTCGAATCTGGTAGCCGACGCGGCGGTTCTGCAGGGCGAAATCCTGGAACAAAAGAATGAGCCCGAATCTGCGATCCGGGCTTACGAGATCAATCTGAGCACAAATGCACCGATGGCGCGCCGCCGGGAGGCATTGCAGCAAATTGTCAAACTGACACTGGCGCAGAATAAAATCGGCGAGGCGGGAACCCGGCTCGAAAAGTACGTCGCCAGCAATCCCGCGGACCCGCTTTTGGATTTGCTGCGACTGACACTGGGTGAACTGCGGCTCAAAGAATATTTCGAGCGACCGGAGGCTGCGCGACCGGGCGCGACAAACCTGTTACTGCAGGCAAAGTCCCAGTTTGATCAGATCATCGCCAACACGAACAAACAATTTGTCGCCCGGGCGCAACTGGACCGCGGCTGGTGTCTGTGGGAGGATGGCTTCATCCGCGCTGACACGAATAAACTTGCGGCGAGCGGGACTGCCTTTCGCGCCGCTGTCGAACAGTTGCCGCCCTCGCAGGAACAGGCCGTCGCGCGCATCAAATGGGCCGATTGCCAGTTTGGCCTCGCGGATTACGCCGGCGCGCTGACGAATTACTGGCTGGTCGCAACCAATCACGCCGACATGCCCAGGGTTCAAGCGGAGCTGGCCGGGCTGGCGCTTTATCAAATTGTGCGCGCGAGCATCCAACTTGGGAACCTGCCAAGCGCGGATCAGGCCGTTGCCAGGATTCTGTCCGCCTATCCGGACGGGGATGAGAGTGATCGAAGCGCCTTGCTATATGGTCAGGCCTTGAACCGACTCGGTGATCCGGCGCGCGCGCGCGAGTTTTTTGCCGGATTCACGAACAGGTTTCCTCAGTCTTCGATGCTCCCAGAGGTCGAGCTGGGAATCGCCAGGACATACGAACAGGAGGAGAATTGGGGAAAGGCCCTGGAGCTTTACGATCAGTGGCTGGCGGGACACTCCGAACACCCTTTACGGCCGAAAGTCGAATTTGACCGTGCTTGGGCCAGTTATCTCGCGGGCAACGAAGGAGGCGCGTTGAGGTATTTCGCCGATTTCGTGGCGCGATTCCCGACCAACTCGCTGGCGCCACAGGCGCAAATCTGGATCGCGGATTACTATTACCGGTTGGGAGGCACGAATTATGTCAATGCAGATGAAAACTACCAAAAGGTCTTTCAAAACCCGGGCTGGCCTCGGAAAACGGAGTTGTACTTTCGCGCGATGATGATGGCTGGCCGTGCCGCTTACGCGCGTCAGGGTTACCGGGACGCCACAAATTACTTCACTCGCTTGATTAAAGAACTGACGCAATTGAATACGCCTTCTTCACTGTTGCCTTCGGCCTACTTGGCTCTGGCCGACACCTATGTTCAGTATCCCGAGGCGGCGGGAGCGACAAACACCCTTGAGAACTTCAAACAAGCCATCGAGATTCTTGGAAAAATACCCCGCGAGTTCCCCACCAATACGCTGGTGCCGGCGGCATGGGGCAGAATTGGCGACTGTTACCTGCAAGTGGCGGGCCAGACGCAGGACGCAAAAGACTATGATCGCGCGATGAATGCCTATACGAACGCGCTTGACCCGACCCTGCCGGCGGACGCGACATGTCGCAGTGGCGCCGAAGTCGGCCTGGCGCGGGCTCTGGAGATGCAATCGACCCTCGCCTCGTCGAACGAGCGGACCAACCTGCTGAATGAAGCGCTTCGGCACTATTTGTATGTCGTGGATGGGAAAAATCTCCGCGAGAACGAAACTGCCGACCCGTTCTGGGTCAAAAAGGCGGCCGACGAGGCCGCACGCCTGGCTGAATCCCAACAACTGTGGGAAGTGGCGGCGAATTTGTACCGTCGACTGATTGACGAACTGGCGCCCGCATTACGTAAGACCTGGGAACTCAAACTTGAAAAATTGGCGCAACCTCACTTGTCCGCGGAGAAGCCCAAAAACTGA